The region CTCTGAGAGACAAGTGCAGGCGCAAAACATGCACTGTTAGCCTAATTAATAGCAAGAAAAATGAGCACAGAGACTGAAAGCACACACAGGAGTCTAATTTCACTGCGCAAGCTTCTATTGATTCGCTGTCCTCAAGACTTTCCGAGATAAGCATGGATACTTTGCTGTTAAATGCAGACTATTTCCACAGTAATAGAGGGAAACTATTCTAGTCGTGCCTCAGCTGTCTCTCTAATCGTGCCATAACATGTCAGAGGCTGGAAAATACGAGGAACAGTCATGTCCATTTGGGATTAtcaagagagagtgagtgaagcTTGAAGTTTACTGCAGtcatagagagaaagagagagagagagagagagagagagagagagagagagagagagagagagagagagactcaccaGTCATTGCATGTGGTATGACCGTAATAAGGAGACGCTGGTTGCGCAACTTGATGCCCATATCAGGGTCCTGCATGGATATAATCATGCGCTCCATCTGTATGTGGGCACATGTGAAATATTagtacttttaaatattaatttatcacaCCACACAACTATTTTGTGAACTGCACAGAAgctaaaatgtgattaaaattgtGACTAGCATaaagaaatacaatataaaaaggcACAAGTTCctctataaacaaataaataaaaaccttaatcttgaataataataaaaagactgttATTTGCCAACTATTCGGGCTATTCACaataaagagattaaaaaaagaacaggacGCACCCCTAAATAAATATTACctttattatttaagttaaaaattataacaattcaTACATTctcattatataacattttattaataaggtGATTTCATGTTACAAAACAGCAAAAGCATCAATACAATAAGCATAACAGGAAGAGTGGGATCATTTGTTGGATTATAAAGTATTCCAGTTATATAAATCTGTTATATAAGTAGCCTAAGAAAAtgcaaacacaactatgcaaatTCAGAACATTTACAGTAAAGAaactttagttttgtctttaccACATTTTCGATAATGTGAGGAAAAGTACCTATACTGTGTTTTACAGGCAACAACTGCATTATTATACTCTGGCTGGTTTGCAAAAACAACAGTATCTGTTCTACAGCAGATTTATGATTAATAGAGCTAAATGAAAATCGACTTTAGGGACTCACCTTAGTCAAACAGGGCATTTGCTGTCGCTGCACTCCATCCTGACTGAGTGTGTTGATGGTCATGCTGACAGCTGCTCGTGTGTTGTGGATGTGAAGTTGAAGAGAGCTGGATGATGCTCACACTGATGCTGGAGAGGCTGCTGTCCCGTCAGAGAGGCGATGGGGTGGCGCTACGTCCGACTACAAAATACTCATAATTAGGTATGAAATAGCGCCTCCCAGTGTTGATTGATTCAAACTAGTCAAcgtttgaagtggatcaaaacctttcatcaaagtggtcctaaaacctaaaaccattatgcgttcttgtcttaggacaactctgattaacttttttggtccacttcaaatgctgactactatATATAAATTCAATGAAAAGGTGCTTATTGGGCCCATTAGACTTATTAGAAAGTTAACtaaaagttaactaaaactaaaactaaaaaaaagaaaaataagtcgTTGCTTGAAGTAAACGTTATCTTAAATACAATTAAgaccttttgtatttttatttcagctattgaaataaacatacaatatatatttctcattttcatttagtttaacttgctGTGCTAAAACAACCAAAACTAAAAACGACACagccgttaaaaaaaaaacctagcctaataaaaaaaagacaataaataaataaataaataaatgattaaaaaacactttaacaatTTGTTTAAATCCACTTGAAATAATCTACAGGTACATAAATATTACAGAcgcatttaaacacacacacacacacacacacacacacacacacacacacacacacacacacacacacacacacacacacacacacacacacacaaaacaaaattacaaaagtttAGCTAAAAtgataatatagaaaatataaaaataaaaacaaaatcaaaatattagaaaaaactttaatagtaatattaaattaactgCATCAGGAAGTAATATTATTTGAGCTGTTCgatttttagatcattttttaaatatatcatggCTTTAAAAAGAAGGTTGTTTGGACTCAAGAATCACaattaaaatgtctgaatgtcattgaattaaataaaaaacaaaaaaacaaaaaaacatccaagCAAGAATCATTTGTTCTGAAAACGCTTGGTTCAAACGCGGTTTAAAATGCACTATTCAGTCCAGTCTCTCCAGTACGCAGGAGGCGCTCATCAGCAGCGCTTTTCTTCACGCAAGCGTGTCTACAATGTCCTTTACGCGACTCCGTAGTTATTTTGAGACGAACAACTTTCACATTGTCAGTTATGGGCGATATACGTTTGCAGATTGATAGAAGCTAATGTAACGAGTCTAATTATCAACTCAGGTAAGGGGGTTGTaagtataaatatgtatgtattgtgAACCGTGGAAACATTGAAAGAAATCGGCGACGCAGCAATCGCGTGCGTAAACGTCGTCGCTTCAGACAATGTGGGTCACCATAGAGAATAATCGCTTATTTGTGTGTACTGACAGCTTTCGATCAACCCACTCATAATTCGATAAGTGGTATGTTAATACAATCCAATTAGTTAGTCTTTCTACCGATACATTATATTCAGAGCTTCTCTTTTTCACAATTTTGGATATGACACGCCTTACAACAAAATATCACGGTGTCAGTATAGTAATAGTACTGTGAGACCACGGGATACACGCCAGGAAAGAAAAATATACCATGATTTACTCTAGTATTATctcaaaaacatggtaaatgtccaGGATCTGTGGTATTATCATAATGCACGTTCAAAAAACCTAgtatactgtgatgcatgtcgaAAATAACAAGGTATTACCATGATGCATGTCCAGAAATAATACACACAATGATATATTTaggttctttttttatgttaatgactGATTAATGTCTTTCATATGTCTCATTTGCTTGTATTTGATGTTGTAGTTTCCCCTCCACAGCAGAGATGAGTGATATCCGGCATGCATTGCTGCGGCGTGATCCGCTGAGCGCGGCTAAAGAGGTTCTGTATCATCTGGACATCTCACTGGGCAGCGCTCTGCAGAGCTCCACCGGCCCCACGCCTGGACTAGAGAAGAGCACGGTGGAGCTGGTGGAGGAGTTCATCTTTCACGTCCCTAAAGACAGGAACATCCAGCCTAAGGTGAGGAACAGGAGTATCAAGTCTGGTCTGACTAAAAGAAGCACCTGGGTGGTGGTAAATACCATTCCATTTAACTTATatctactgtaatatattttaaaatgtgattcattcctgcaaagctgaattttcagcatcatcactccagtcttcagtgtcacacgatgcttcagaagtcattctaatgtgctgatttgaccTTTGTGTTGTATTTGGCCCAGAGGATGAGCTGCGTTCAAGAACTGCAGCTGCTGGAGATCATGTGCAGTTACTTCCAGGAACAGAGCAAAGATGCAATCCGACAGATCATTTTCTCCGCACTCTTCAGTCTTCAAGGCAACAAGGCTGATGAGAGCCGCATGGCCATGCTTGGGAAGCTAGTGTCAATGGCTATAGCCATGTGTCGGGTGCCAATACTAGAGTGTGCAGCCACCTGGCTACAGGTGTGTGATATTAATGCGTTTACTTTCATTTGATCTCATAATTgcctgttaatttatttttttctctagaCTAGAGCATGTTAACTGAATTTAATAGATAACTGGATCAGAATGCTTATTGTGAGCTTCACAAAAACTATCAAGAACAGTGTTAGTATTGTTTagtactattacagtatttattttttcaattgtattattttaacaatttacatttaactcttgtttttatattttcagtattcgttttagtttagtatttttgtgctttttaaaaagttcctgtttagtttttttttcattttggtttcagttttggtACTTAAATTACAGGcaacatttaaactttttcagaaagttttcaactaatatttttttcagctttatttcagttaatggtttttaatagtgatagttttaattaacaataacagcacCGTTCAAGAACATGTTAATAACCCCGTAAACTttcattacagtaatgcaaaCATTTCTCAGTACTTTAAATAGCgtatagtatttttaaatcatGGTAGTGTTTGTTATACTGTCATTAATATATGCTttttatgcaaacaaacaaaaaaaaagttttattagcTTTAATTACTAAGCTAAAATCTGTGAAATCTGACagcttttgaaactttttttttcttgtgtgtgtagCGCACACACTCTGCATGGTGCGTGCGTTTGGCTCGGGTGCTGATGGATGATTACTGCACACTGGTGCCATGTGCCATCTCTACCCTGCAAAACATCTGTTCAGCCAGTCCTCGCTTTTGCTGTCAGCTCCTCACTGCAGTAACGGCTCTCTATGACTTCTCCTCAGGTACTAGGTTTCTTtttgccacaaaaaaaataaataaatatctgtctACTTAATTATatagtgcatattttaaaatattgaatttatacaatattattataatattaaagtgTAATGTTTTAATAGAAATTTCTTAATATACAATATTgcactattttatataaatattttaagtaatataaactaaaaaaaagtttgatattgCTGCTTGTAGATGAGTTGACTCCGCCCCCTGCACTCTTGGAGATGCTGGTTGGTTGGATCACAGAAGATCCCAGACTACTGCTCCTCACCTTCATCAACACACCCCTCAATTCCAGCCTGCCATTAGGCTGCCTTGAGATCACGCCTCTTTTGGGTCTGCTCCGGTGGTGTGTGAAAGCCCCGTTAGCCTATCAGAGAGGCCGCAAGTCAGCTTTGACCAATGGCCATGGAGAAAGTGAAAAAGGGACAGCGTATGAAGAGCTGTACTCTAAGCTGCACCTGAGTGTTCTTCAAGTCTTTCTCATGCTGCAGGTGTTGTATTTCTAGCAACTTTGTGAGGCTTTAAGGATTCCATTCAAGTATTagaatatataatgtttttatttgaactcCTGCAGGTCCACCTGACAGAACAGAATTTGATAGGTCGGTTAGCTGTGCTTCCTGTGGAGTCTGTTGCCACGCTGGTAGAGGAAGTCAGCCGTCTGTGCGAGAAGCTCACGCCCTTCCCTGCTGCCAATCATATCCAGCTGGCACTGGATAGGCTGGCACAAGCTCTTCAGGTCGCCATGGCAACAGGAGCTCTTCTGTGTGCCAGAGGTAAGTAATGCTTACTTCATGATGGCGTGtttggctagaagggatacagctaaaaCCGAaagctaacaataaattaaatttttctacCTGTTAGACTGTGTTTtgttaatgtctacacctaccccttacaataatgcaaacacagtaattattgttgtacactGTATGCCCAGTAGGTTTTGCTGTATCCTTTCTAGTTTGGGTTTTGAactgaaaagagcagcatttcagtgatgtcatttcctgtcatGTCTTTTATCCCTCAGAGGACCTACGGACTTTGTGCTCCAGACTTCCCCACAACAAGTAAGTCAATGTTCACGTGAAACCTGATAATGcagattttaatattaaaaggATATTGAATGATTTGTGaccattttaaaggaatagttcatcccaaaatgaaaattgtcactaattactcaccctcatgccgttccaaacccgtaagacctttgttcatcttctgaacacaaattagatatttttgatgaattccaagagctctctgaccctccatagatagCAAGCATCCTAAcacgatcaaggcacagaaacctAGTAAGGACGTGTAAAAATggtcaatgtgacatcagtggttcaaccgcaattttacgaagctacaagaatactttgtgcgcaaagaaaacaaaaataacaacttcaatcaacaattcgtctcctccgctGGTGCCATTTTTGAGAGAATCGAAACAACGTATTAGTATTAGTAAACaactcattagttaaccttaatgCACTAACaacatatgctgttctgtgtcagacCTATTggttttataattcttttgcactttaatctgtgtgaaaatatttactttatacattttttgggaattgctttattgcatttaaatgttctgTTCTTCTTGTTATAAGAAagaagttattaaacctgttatactgtattatgacaacCGATGTGAAACGGTTCATCTTACCAttcctaatatatataatttatgatgtatGATACTGTAGATTATATATATCTGTACGTATCGACATCCCATCAATTATTCAGAGACCCACATCAGTCAATCACTGTCTACAGTTTTTGGTCATTTGTGAGCATTGTGTAGTAACAGTCTGTTTTGTGTTGCAGTCTGTTACAGCTTGTGATGTCTGGTCCAGTAGTGCAGCCTCCACCTCACAGCGGACCCTTCCAGCCCAACATGTATCCACACATCCACCCGGGTCGGCCCTCCACTCTTTCTCCCCACAGCCCGCACCCTGTACTGTCACCGCACCCCACACACCCAGCGCTGTCCCCACATCGCCCGCTAACGGCCCACGCCGCACAcccttctctctctccacacGCCTTCCATCCTGCTGCCATGGCCTTTCCATACCGGCCCATTCGTTAACCAGCTATACAGGACTTTTGGACTACTCTGCTTCCTCTTGGGATGAGAACAaactgtttttgttatattttatattagatgaTCTTCAGAACTTTTGGTTTGAACTTGTAGTCACATGTTTGGCTTGGTCAGGTTATATGGTCTTGTGTATCATAAATTGGGATATGCATTGTATCATTTTAGGTTTGATATAGACTTTAAAAAGCGCTTGTACAGATTAAGTGTTGTTTCAGGTAAAAATGCATTCATaccttttaaacaataatattgtacaaaccatgaaatatatttttggaaaatcGACATTTGTGGTTATTTAATGGTCTGTTTAAGTAGCACTTCTTAtacttaaaattcttaaaatatgtaatattttccaagtgaaaatgttcatttttggtttcAAAAAGCAATtagtaacaaaaaagaaaatatcagtttagtaaatacttttattcatcaatctAAAATGTGCATGTGAGTAGGTTATTACGAACATTGagaattgcaattttattttttcaaatgtgttgCTAATAAAAATAAGAGCATCTATGTTTTTACACCTTTTATGCGTTTAGctcaaaatacatacagtactcTTTCTTACAGTTTTGAACTTGTATGTGTTAGATATACATAAACTGGCACAGTGCAGCAATATCATATCCAATCAGaatatatttactgtttattataCAGCATTTGCATTTACTTATTTGACTTCAGCATGTCGATGAACTCTGCCAAGCAAAAACTATTGGTATTGTTGTCAGGAAATGAACTAAgtttaatttgaacaaaaatagaTCAATTCGAAGTTAATAAAGCCCTTTGTCTTGATGTCTTTTTAAATCCTACTTATGAAAATTAGACCTAAATTGTAGTACCTTCAccattaattttagttaagtcCAGCCTACACCTGTTCTTATGAATCACTTCTGCTcctgatttaaaaacaacaacaacaacaacaacccataATAACACAACGTGTACAGTAACATTTGATGAAACCAATCCTGTCATAACGGAATGATATCGGTCTTTACATTTGCTCCAAATcgtttaataacaaaataagagtTTATAGTGAAAAATTCCAGTATTGACATGATTAAAAGCACAGAAGTTCAGATATAGTGACGCTAGCACCAGTCAGTTCCTTAAACCTGTAAATAATATCAGATTACATATAAAATGAACACTGCATGTACAGGTTCATCTAGTACCTGTCATGAGCTACAATCACTGAAGTACACAAAGACAATAATGGCTTAGACATGTCAAGTAAGACAATTTCTATTCATAATTTCACAGTTCATGGACATTGTATTCTTCTACTGTACATCATTCTGGATGGCAGAGCTGAAGAAGagctccttgcagatcctctgtGTGTCCTCAGGAGACTTGACCTCATGACCAATTGTTCTGGGGTCTACAAAGATTTCATAATCGTTTCCGccctatttgtaaaaaaaaaaaaaaaaaaaaaaacatcacaaaactgCTTAATTCAAGCAAGTCTGAGACATTTATGCAGCTGCACATGCATGAAATGCTACTACTATTCAAGATTGTAATATTCAATTTTTGGGCTCACAGGCATAGTTTTGTCTCCAAAGAAATGGATGCGCTGATATGAGTCTTTCTCTACAATTCCCAGACAGTACCGCTTATCCCAACCCTCTGGAAACACATCAAAGCTGATCTGCccacctgcagaaaaaaaaaaaaaaaaaaaaaaaaaaaatatatatatatatatatattatgatgtatagattttatatatatgtacactacaCATACATATTATTGGCAATACAACCATATCTACAGTACTTAAATTGTTACAAACCAATGGAGAAAGCTAGACCTCTCCCAGCAAACTCTTCCTTTAAAACAGAGACAAACTTTTCTCTGATCTTCTCCTTCTgcataagaacattaaaaaagtcACTCAACCTTTAATGacattctttcaaaagaaaatgagtgatattttgatatatagaGAAAacttcatatataatatataaataattgcatgGATTTTCAAACATGGATGTACatagtttttttagtttgtgttagtattgatgaatacaaaaaaaatatatataaaaattacctTATCAAGTTCATAGAATTCTATTCTTTCTTCTTGGCTGCAGCTTCGACCAATTGGAGAGACATTCAGCATTCCGTTACGGAATTCAATAAATGTGCCTCTGAGATTAAGTAAAAATTATGGTTGCAATAAAAAagagtgtttatatatacataaagtttggggtcagtaagattttatttgatcaaaaatatagcaaaaccagaaattctgtaaaatgtaattacaatttaaaaaatatttttctattttaaattatttgaaaatgaaatttattcctgtgatgtcaaagctgaattttcagtcttcagtgtcacatgatcctttagaaatcattctaatatgctgatttgcatttcttattattatcagtaatcaataaatataaatattttctaattgaaatttaaaataaactataatattcACAATCAATATTGACcaactttaaaataaagcaataaaaatatgttttccaCATCGTGATATCCTCACCTTTTCTTGGGCAGTTTTATCTTTGAAAGGTAATTGAGGCAGAAATTGATAAAATCCTGTAAAACCTCTTCTCCCAAGTGTGCCTGAATATTCTGATAAAAAAgacacattacaaaaatattaaaatagaaaagcaaCAAATATTATTTGCTAAACAAGTTTGTCATCTCATTTAATATTAAACTGAGAATTAAAATTACCTGCACAGAATGCAGCTGCCCAAACCTGTATGCTACCAAACCGTTCTCAGCAAACACATAATCCACTCTATTAATAACTGGAAAGGATATAAAAGATTTTAAGTACTCATGAACACTATAAATACACTGAATGTTTTGTGCATAATATTATATGTTGTTATACACACCATCATCACCCAACTGTTCTTTTATTTTGTCCAGGTCTGATCCTCCAACCACCCCGACTCTCACTCGCTGTCTGAGTTCATTCAAGAACTGATGCATGTCGGGAGTTGCTTTCTAAAGAAAGAAACATACACAGGGGTAACTACTTTAttccaaacacaaaacaataaaatgccaGTTCTTCTTTACATATGTAATGTGCATAtatattgattttcattttttagctTTTCCATTATGTGAGGTTTCATGAGTTGCTTTGTtcttcataattattttacaGCTCCCCTTATCTACTGAAACATTAAATAGCTGTTCTGTAGCAACGATTTAAAGTTTGTCTATAGAGAAATTGACTTTCAAAAAGTAAATGTACCCCTGAGAAAAGTGTCACAGGTTACTAATCACAATCTTTCATACATCaacttttgaaacagaaatacttATTCTTCTGCTTTGCAAatgcaactttaaaatattttattatttcataagtCATTTAAATCAGGGGGTCTCAGCACTTCCAAGGGGGCATCAAAATGACTTTAGCAAGCAAAAAAATAAgccattaatttatcattttgattgacttattaaaattattcatatattttcacCATCTTGGAAAAATTGCATATATGAAGTAGTCCaatttttaaagtgtgtgtgtgtgtgtgtgtgttcatttctAAAAATGTCATAAATCTTAGTGCAtgttataatgaatatacatgtTTTAGTTATACCAACAATATCAggcagaaataatttttaatatttaataatttaatatatttatgtatttaatatatttacatatttttaaatatattattccaGTAAATCAAGAAAAACCAGAAAAGTCATTgggcctttgaatattgttgttGACAATGTGGACCtctggagtcaaaaaggttgcaAACTACTGATTTAAATTTTCTTGCACTGTATAAAATGTGTTATCCACCAGGATGTGTTTAATTTAAGGGCAGTCCATAGCTATATTTGACTTACAGTGTTGATACATAAAATCAATCTTCACCTCACAAGCGGTCTAAAATAGTATGGAGAGTGAAAGTTATCTTTAATAGACAGCCATGACTGTATTTACAACACATATTTGActttataaaaaacacatatttgacTTTATAAAAAACACAGTCATATTACTGCAATCAGATCACAAAATGCTTATACAGATCATCATTCAGTTTCATACATTTACgcctcagttttgttttttaaag is a window of Cyprinus carpio isolate SPL01 chromosome B1, ASM1834038v1, whole genome shotgun sequence DNA encoding:
- the LOC109057254 gene encoding phosphomannomutase 2-like; translation: MASSSADPTTLCLFDVDGTLTAARQKATPDMHQFLNELRQRVRVGVVGGSDLDKIKEQLGDDVINRVDYVFAENGLVAYRFGQLHSVQNIQAHLGEEVLQDFINFCLNYLSKIKLPKKRGTFIEFRNGMLNVSPIGRSCSQEERIEFYELDKKEKIREKFVSVLKEEFAGRGLAFSIGGQISFDVFPEGWDKRYCLGIVEKDSYQRIHFFGDKTMPGGNDYEIFVDPRTIGHEVKSPEDTQRICKELFFSSAIQNDVQ
- the cunh7orf26 gene encoding uncharacterized protein C7orf26 homolog isoform X3; this translates as MSKITSFPSTAEMSDIRHALLRRDPLSAAKEVLYHLDISLGSALQSSTGPTPGLEKSTVELVEEFIFHVPKDRNIQPKRMSCVQELQLLEIMCSYFQEQSKDAIRQIIFSALFSLQGNKADESRMAMLGKLVSMAIAMCRVPILECAATWLQRTHSAWCVRLARVLMDDYCTLVPCAISTLQNICSASPRFCCQLLTAVTALYDFSSDELTPPPALLEMLVGWITEDPRLLLLTFINTPLNSSLPLGCLEITPLLGLLRWCVKAPLAYQRGRKSALTNGHGESEKGTAYEELYSKLHLSVLQVFLMLQVHLTEQNLIGRLAVLPVESVATLVEEVSRLCEKLTPFPAANHIQLALDRLAQALQVAMATGALLCAREDLRTLCSRLPHNNLLQLVMSGPVVQPPPHSGPFQPNMYPHIHPGRPSTLSPHSPHPVLSPHPTHPALSPHRPLTAHAAHPSLSPHAFHPAAMAFPYRPIR
- the cunh7orf26 gene encoding uncharacterized protein C7orf26 homolog isoform X1; this translates as MSKITSFPSTAEMSDIRHALLRRDPLSAAKEVLYHLDISLGSALQSSTGPTPGLEKSTVELVEEFIFHVPKDRNIQPKVRNRSIKSGLTKRSTWVVRMSCVQELQLLEIMCSYFQEQSKDAIRQIIFSALFSLQGNKADESRMAMLGKLVSMAIAMCRVPILECAATWLQRTHSAWCVRLARVLMDDYCTLVPCAISTLQNICSASPRFCCQLLTAVTALYDFSSDELTPPPALLEMLVGWITEDPRLLLLTFINTPLNSSLPLGCLEITPLLGLLRWCVKAPLAYQRGRKSALTNGHGESEKGTAYEELYSKLHLSVLQVFLMLQVHLTEQNLIGRLAVLPVESVATLVEEVSRLCEKLTPFPAANHIQLALDRLAQALQVAMATGALLCAREDLRTLCSRLPHNNLLQLVMSGPVVQPPPHSGPFQPNMYPHIHPGRPSTLSPHSPHPVLSPHPTHPALSPHRPLTAHAAHPSLSPHAFHPAAMAFPYRPIR
- the cunh7orf26 gene encoding uncharacterized protein C7orf26 homolog isoform X2 encodes the protein MSDIRHALLRRDPLSAAKEVLYHLDISLGSALQSSTGPTPGLEKSTVELVEEFIFHVPKDRNIQPKVRNRSIKSGLTKRSTWVVRMSCVQELQLLEIMCSYFQEQSKDAIRQIIFSALFSLQGNKADESRMAMLGKLVSMAIAMCRVPILECAATWLQRTHSAWCVRLARVLMDDYCTLVPCAISTLQNICSASPRFCCQLLTAVTALYDFSSDELTPPPALLEMLVGWITEDPRLLLLTFINTPLNSSLPLGCLEITPLLGLLRWCVKAPLAYQRGRKSALTNGHGESEKGTAYEELYSKLHLSVLQVFLMLQVHLTEQNLIGRLAVLPVESVATLVEEVSRLCEKLTPFPAANHIQLALDRLAQALQVAMATGALLCAREDLRTLCSRLPHNNLLQLVMSGPVVQPPPHSGPFQPNMYPHIHPGRPSTLSPHSPHPVLSPHPTHPALSPHRPLTAHAAHPSLSPHAFHPAAMAFPYRPIR
- the cunh7orf26 gene encoding uncharacterized protein C7orf26 homolog isoform X4; the encoded protein is MSDIRHALLRRDPLSAAKEVLYHLDISLGSALQSSTGPTPGLEKSTVELVEEFIFHVPKDRNIQPKRMSCVQELQLLEIMCSYFQEQSKDAIRQIIFSALFSLQGNKADESRMAMLGKLVSMAIAMCRVPILECAATWLQRTHSAWCVRLARVLMDDYCTLVPCAISTLQNICSASPRFCCQLLTAVTALYDFSSDELTPPPALLEMLVGWITEDPRLLLLTFINTPLNSSLPLGCLEITPLLGLLRWCVKAPLAYQRGRKSALTNGHGESEKGTAYEELYSKLHLSVLQVFLMLQVHLTEQNLIGRLAVLPVESVATLVEEVSRLCEKLTPFPAANHIQLALDRLAQALQVAMATGALLCAREDLRTLCSRLPHNNLLQLVMSGPVVQPPPHSGPFQPNMYPHIHPGRPSTLSPHSPHPVLSPHPTHPALSPHRPLTAHAAHPSLSPHAFHPAAMAFPYRPIR